The Phenylobacterium koreense genome window below encodes:
- the rfaE2 gene encoding D-glycero-beta-D-manno-heptose 1-phosphate adenylyltransferase, whose protein sequence is MDLSALQKILSALPGARIACVGDLMVDRFVYGDVTRVSPEAPIPVLARKRELVMLGAAGNVARNAAALGGEVCLVGLVGGDNEGVEALRLIKAEPGVEGFVVTDASRPTTLKTRFVSGGQQLLRVDMETSGPAAGEVEQRLVRTVRDVTRDAGVVLISDYGKGVVTPAVIEAARASGAVMIVDSKARSFAGYGEVDIVKPNAAELAHATDLPTSTDAEVEAALERALTLCQAKAILVTRAAKGISLATRVAPVRHFPGVPREVFDASGAGDTTLAALGVALAAKVDIADAIEFAMLASGVAVGKAGTAVVSPEELIEASISQHMAPAEAKVVTPQRMVDEIARWRAKGLKVGFTNGCFDILHRGHVAYLTQARSWCDRLIVGVNSDRSVRALKGEGRPVNDLESRAMVLAGLGSVDLVAPFDEDTPIELIEAARPDVLIKGADYAESQVVGGDFVKSYGGEVRLAEIVDGYSTTAAIARMQEKA, encoded by the coding sequence ATGGACCTTTCGGCGCTTCAGAAGATCCTCTCGGCCCTCCCGGGCGCGCGCATCGCCTGCGTCGGCGACCTGATGGTCGACCGGTTCGTCTACGGCGACGTCACCCGCGTCTCACCAGAGGCGCCTATCCCGGTCCTGGCCCGCAAGCGCGAGCTGGTGATGCTGGGCGCAGCCGGCAACGTGGCGCGCAACGCCGCGGCCTTGGGCGGCGAGGTCTGCCTGGTCGGGTTGGTCGGCGGCGACAACGAGGGCGTCGAAGCCCTGCGCCTCATCAAGGCTGAGCCAGGGGTGGAAGGGTTCGTCGTCACCGACGCCTCGCGTCCGACCACCTTGAAGACGCGCTTCGTGTCCGGCGGCCAGCAACTGCTCCGCGTCGACATGGAGACCAGCGGCCCAGCCGCGGGCGAGGTCGAACAACGTCTGGTCCGCACCGTGCGCGACGTGACCCGGGACGCCGGCGTGGTGCTGATCTCCGACTACGGCAAGGGCGTGGTCACCCCTGCGGTCATCGAGGCCGCGCGCGCCTCGGGCGCGGTGATGATCGTCGATTCCAAGGCCCGCAGCTTCGCCGGCTACGGCGAGGTGGACATCGTCAAGCCGAACGCCGCCGAACTGGCTCACGCCACCGACCTGCCGACCTCGACCGACGCCGAGGTCGAGGCGGCGCTGGAACGGGCCCTGACCCTTTGCCAGGCCAAGGCGATCCTGGTGACCCGCGCCGCCAAAGGCATCTCGCTTGCGACGCGCGTAGCGCCGGTCCGCCATTTCCCCGGCGTGCCTCGCGAGGTGTTCGACGCGTCCGGCGCCGGCGACACGACCTTGGCGGCCCTGGGCGTGGCCTTGGCGGCCAAGGTGGACATCGCAGACGCCATCGAATTCGCCATGCTCGCCTCCGGCGTCGCTGTCGGGAAGGCCGGAACGGCCGTGGTCTCGCCCGAGGAACTCATCGAAGCCTCGATCAGCCAGCACATGGCCCCGGCGGAGGCCAAGGTCGTCACGCCTCAGCGGATGGTGGACGAGATCGCCCGCTGGCGCGCGAAGGGGCTGAAGGTCGGCTTCACCAATGGCTGCTTCGACATCCTGCACCGCGGCCATGTCGCCTACCTGACTCAAGCCCGTAGCTGGTGCGACCGCCTGATCGTCGGCGTGAACTCGGACCGCTCGGTGCGGGCGCTGAAAGGCGAGGGCCGTCCGGTCAACGACCTGGAGAGCCGCGCCATGGTCCTGGCGGGCCTGGGCTCTGTCGACCTGGTGGCGCCGTTCGACGAGGACACCCCCATCGAGCTGATTGAGGCCGCCCGTCCGGACGTTCTGATCAAGGGCGCCGACTATGCCGAAAGCCAGGTGGTCGGCGGCGACTTCGTGAAATCCTATGGCGGCGAAGTCAGGCTCGCCGAAATCGTCGACGGCTATTCCACGACCGCCGCCATCGCTCGCATGCAGGAGAAAGCATGA
- the rfaD gene encoding ADP-glyceromanno-heptose 6-epimerase: protein MTRRIIFVTGGAGFIGSNIVAKLTEDPDLDVVVCDRLREAELGKWRNIAKHPIGDFVAPESMFEWLEKRWRDVEMVVHMGAVSSTTEPDADKIIHSNFTLSRDLFRWCADHQRRFIYASSAATYGDASEFDDKQDIASLTALRPLNTYGWSKALFDLFAARQAARDYAPPQWVGLKFFNVYGPNEEHKHSMKSVASQIWPKVRDGHAVQLFKSYREGVADGGQQRDFVYVRDVADVIAWLAKNEQVNGIYNLGSGVARTFEDMARAVFAAAGKAPEIEYTPMPPMIRDKYQYYTRAHMERLQEAGYNQPMTSLEEGISDYVKSYLSQPDPYR, encoded by the coding sequence ATGACCCGTCGGATCATCTTCGTCACCGGCGGTGCCGGGTTCATCGGCTCCAACATTGTCGCCAAGCTGACCGAGGACCCCGATCTCGACGTGGTGGTCTGCGACCGTCTGCGCGAGGCCGAACTCGGCAAATGGCGCAACATCGCCAAGCACCCCATCGGCGACTTCGTGGCGCCGGAGTCGATGTTCGAGTGGTTGGAGAAGCGCTGGCGCGACGTCGAAATGGTGGTCCACATGGGCGCGGTGTCGTCCACGACCGAGCCGGACGCCGACAAGATCATCCACTCGAACTTCACCCTCTCGCGAGACCTGTTCCGCTGGTGCGCGGATCATCAGCGGCGTTTCATCTACGCGTCTTCGGCAGCGACCTACGGCGACGCCAGCGAGTTCGACGACAAGCAGGACATCGCCTCGCTGACGGCCCTGCGGCCGCTCAACACCTATGGCTGGTCTAAGGCGCTGTTCGACCTGTTCGCCGCGCGCCAGGCGGCCCGGGACTATGCGCCGCCGCAATGGGTGGGCCTGAAGTTCTTCAACGTCTACGGGCCGAACGAGGAGCATAAGCACTCGATGAAGTCCGTGGCCTCGCAGATCTGGCCGAAGGTCCGCGACGGGCACGCCGTGCAGCTCTTCAAGAGCTATCGCGAGGGCGTCGCCGACGGCGGCCAGCAGCGCGACTTCGTCTATGTCCGCGACGTGGCCGACGTGATCGCCTGGCTGGCCAAGAACGAGCAGGTCAACGGGATCTACAATCTCGGTTCGGGCGTGGCGCGGACCTTCGAGGATATGGCTCGCGCCGTGTTCGCCGCCGCCGGCAAGGCGCCGGAGATCGAATACACTCCCATGCCGCCGATGATCCGGGACAAGTACCAGTACTACACCCGCGCCCACATGGAGCGGCTGCAGGAAGCCGGCTACAATCAGCCGATGACCAGCCTGGAAGAAGGGATCTCGGACTACGTGAAGTCCTATCTCTCCCAGCCGGATCCGTACCGCTAG
- a CDS encoding DUF3089 domain-containing protein, producing MADRPRGFRRLAFAAVALTVAVLALAAYVWRDDILRTSLDPREPFQTYDPPPPPDYSQRASWALMPQAPATPTAGEPPADVFFVSPTTYDGGRHWNAPIDDPESDRIFREVMAPNYAGPFVRAGRIFAPRHRQASLYTLMTLREDAREARRFAYGDVAAAFRHYMANYNHGRPIIIIGVEQGGTLATRLLAEEVAPNPAIRSKIVAAYLIQTIVPSDNPPLPPCLAPKQPGCLAAWMAVYEGDVEKAQSVLDRSLVWGHGGQLVNLEGRTPICFNPLFGGVVDGEAPARLNRGATNATGLEWGARPAFLTRQVGARCERGLLRVTRPQSTSLRASGSWTDRRKAPGYNLFYADLEADALARSAALRASRHP from the coding sequence ATGGCGGATCGGCCCAGAGGTTTTCGCCGCCTGGCCTTCGCGGCGGTCGCCCTGACCGTCGCGGTGCTCGCCCTGGCGGCCTACGTCTGGCGCGACGACATCCTGCGCACCAGCCTGGACCCGCGCGAGCCTTTCCAGACCTATGACCCGCCGCCCCCTCCCGACTATTCGCAGCGCGCGTCCTGGGCGCTGATGCCCCAGGCGCCGGCGACGCCGACGGCCGGCGAGCCGCCGGCGGACGTGTTCTTCGTCAGCCCCACGACCTACGACGGCGGTCGCCACTGGAACGCGCCGATCGACGATCCCGAGTCGGACCGCATCTTCCGTGAGGTGATGGCGCCCAACTATGCCGGACCGTTCGTGCGAGCGGGCCGGATCTTCGCTCCGCGCCATCGCCAGGCCAGCCTCTACACGCTCATGACCCTGCGCGAAGATGCTCGGGAGGCGCGCCGCTTCGCCTATGGGGACGTCGCCGCGGCCTTCCGCCACTACATGGCGAACTACAATCACGGCCGGCCGATCATCATCATCGGGGTGGAGCAGGGGGGCACCCTCGCAACGCGCCTGCTGGCCGAGGAGGTCGCTCCGAACCCCGCCATCAGGTCGAAGATCGTGGCGGCCTATCTGATCCAGACCATCGTGCCCTCGGACAATCCGCCCTTGCCGCCCTGCCTGGCGCCCAAGCAGCCAGGGTGTCTGGCCGCCTGGATGGCCGTCTATGAGGGCGATGTGGAGAAGGCGCAGTCGGTGCTCGACCGCTCCCTGGTCTGGGGTCACGGCGGCCAGCTCGTTAACCTCGAAGGCCGCACGCCGATCTGCTTCAACCCGCTGTTCGGCGGCGTGGTCGACGGCGAGGCGCCCGCCCGCCTCAATCGCGGGGCCACCAATGCGACCGGCCTCGAGTGGGGCGCGCGACCGGCCTTCCTGACGCGCCAAGTCGGAGCGCGCTGCGAGCGCGGGCTCCTGCGCGTGACCCGGCCGCAATCGACGTCGCTGCGCGCGTCCGGGTCATGGACCGATCGTCGGAAGGCGCCCGGATACAACCTCTTCTACGCTGACCTCGAAGCTGACGCCCTGGCCCGGTCGGCCGCGCTTCGGGCTAGCCGGCATCCTTGA
- the recG gene encoding ATP-dependent DNA helicase RecG produces the protein MRPEILFPLYAPITSLKGVGARVAPLLEKLAGPIVRDVLFLRPHSVIRREVATVSTATEGAVQIFEVEIDAYKRPRSPQQPWRVETYDGTGVLSLVFFGSFGGQLEAKHPVGAKRLVSGKVERFGLNLQIAHPDYFLPLDRAADIPLFEAVYPATAGLPARTVRKFAQEALSRAPHLPEWQDSAWLVQERFPSWIEALRAVHGPTSEADLSPLSPAARRLAYDELLAHQLAMAQRKAERRTEAAPAIGASELAARIAADLPYELTGAQQRALADIRRDLAAGERMSRLLQGDVGSGKTVVAMLAMADVSGGGQSALMAPTEILARQHYETISGPLSEHGVTVVLLTGRDKGAARAEKLRALALGAAQVAVGTHALFQDEVAFQNLQLAVIDEQHRFGVAERQRLQAKGAATHLIAMSATPIPRTLELTIYGDLDVSRIDEKPPGRTPVATRAVPMSRLAEVEARLRQVVTQGAQAFWICPLVSESELVDLKAAEKRAEELRAQLGPSVGLVHGKMSGPEKDAVMADFADGKIGVLVATTVVEVGVNVPNATIMVIEQAERFGLAQLHQLRGRVGRGSRESACVLLYDPPLSETAQKRLDILRRTDDGFLIAETDLELRGGGDALGLRQSGFPAYVFADPAAHRDLIAAAGDDARMIVGRDPDLTSERGRALQVLQELFDWRPASPLKDAG, from the coding sequence ATGCGGCCCGAGATTCTCTTTCCGCTCTATGCGCCGATCACCTCGTTGAAGGGCGTCGGCGCGCGCGTCGCGCCGCTGCTGGAGAAGCTGGCTGGCCCGATCGTGCGCGACGTGCTGTTCCTGCGGCCGCACTCGGTGATCCGGCGCGAGGTGGCGACAGTCTCAACCGCCACCGAAGGCGCAGTGCAGATCTTCGAGGTCGAGATCGACGCCTACAAGCGGCCGCGCAGTCCCCAGCAGCCGTGGCGGGTGGAGACCTATGACGGGACAGGGGTGCTGAGCCTGGTGTTCTTCGGGAGCTTCGGCGGGCAGCTCGAGGCCAAACATCCCGTGGGGGCCAAGCGGCTGGTCAGCGGCAAGGTCGAGCGGTTCGGCCTCAACCTGCAGATCGCGCACCCGGACTATTTCCTGCCCCTGGACCGGGCGGCGGATATCCCGCTGTTCGAGGCCGTTTATCCGGCGACCGCCGGCCTGCCCGCCCGCACCGTCCGCAAGTTCGCCCAGGAAGCGCTGTCGCGGGCGCCCCACCTGCCCGAATGGCAGGACAGTGCGTGGCTGGTGCAGGAGCGGTTCCCGTCCTGGATCGAGGCGCTGCGGGCCGTCCACGGACCGACCTCGGAGGCGGACCTGTCGCCGCTGTCGCCCGCGGCGCGACGGCTGGCCTATGACGAGTTGCTGGCCCATCAGCTCGCCATGGCCCAACGCAAGGCTGAGCGGCGCACGGAGGCCGCGCCGGCGATCGGCGCCTCGGAGCTTGCCGCACGGATCGCCGCGGATCTTCCCTATGAGCTTACAGGCGCGCAGCAGCGGGCGCTGGCCGACATTCGGCGTGACCTGGCGGCGGGCGAGCGCATGAGCCGGCTGCTGCAGGGCGATGTGGGGTCGGGCAAGACCGTCGTCGCCATGCTGGCCATGGCCGATGTGTCCGGCGGCGGGCAAAGCGCGCTGATGGCGCCGACCGAAATCCTGGCGCGGCAGCACTACGAGACGATCTCCGGGCCGCTGTCGGAGCATGGCGTGACCGTCGTTCTGCTGACCGGGCGGGACAAGGGAGCGGCGCGGGCCGAGAAGCTGCGCGCCCTGGCCTTGGGCGCGGCTCAGGTGGCGGTGGGCACCCATGCGCTATTCCAGGACGAGGTGGCGTTCCAGAACCTGCAGTTGGCGGTGATCGACGAGCAGCACCGGTTCGGCGTGGCCGAGCGACAGCGGCTGCAGGCCAAGGGCGCGGCCACCCACCTGATCGCCATGTCCGCCACGCCGATCCCGCGGACGCTGGAACTGACCATCTATGGCGACCTCGACGTGTCCCGCATCGACGAGAAGCCGCCTGGCCGCACGCCCGTCGCCACCCGCGCAGTACCCATGAGCCGCCTCGCCGAGGTGGAGGCGCGGCTGCGGCAGGTTGTGACCCAGGGCGCGCAGGCCTTCTGGATCTGCCCGCTGGTCTCGGAATCCGAACTGGTCGATCTGAAGGCGGCCGAGAAACGGGCCGAGGAGCTGCGCGCGCAGCTCGGGCCGAGCGTCGGACTGGTCCACGGTAAGATGTCCGGCCCGGAGAAGGACGCCGTGATGGCCGACTTCGCCGATGGGAAGATCGGCGTTCTGGTGGCGACGACCGTCGTCGAGGTCGGGGTGAACGTGCCCAACGCCACGATCATGGTCATCGAACAGGCCGAACGGTTCGGCCTGGCGCAGCTACATCAGTTGCGAGGGCGCGTCGGCCGCGGTTCGCGCGAGAGCGCCTGCGTGCTGCTCTATGACCCGCCGCTGTCGGAGACCGCACAGAAGCGACTGGATATCCTGCGCCGTACGGACGACGGCTTCCTGATCGCCGAGACCGACCTCGAGCTGCGCGGCGGCGGCGACGCGCTAGGCCTGCGCCAGTCCGGGTTCCCAGCCTATGTGTTCGCCGATCCTGCGGCGCATCGAGACCTGATCGCCGCTGCGGGCGACGACGCGCGGATGATCGTGGGTCGCGATCCGGACCTGACCTCAGAGCGCGGCCGCGCCTTGCAGGTGTTGCAGGAACTGTTCGACTGGCGGCCGGCCTCGCCGCTCAAGGATGCCGGCTAG
- a CDS encoding succinate dehydrogenase assembly factor 2 has product MSTDDTRLKRLKFRAWHRGFREADLILGPFADKFGPSLTPEQLDAFEALLEQPDQDLYEWIVERTPTPPEHDGEILRMIKQFRFDAFEARGGPHGG; this is encoded by the coding sequence ATGAGCACCGACGACACAAGACTGAAGCGTTTGAAGTTCCGGGCCTGGCACCGGGGCTTTCGGGAAGCGGACCTCATCCTGGGGCCGTTCGCGGACAAGTTCGGCCCGAGCCTGACGCCCGAGCAGCTCGACGCCTTCGAGGCGCTGCTGGAGCAGCCCGACCAGGACCTCTACGAATGGATCGTGGAGCGCACCCCGACGCCGCCCGAGCACGACGGCGAAATTCTCCGCATGATCAAGCAGTTCCGCTTCGATGCTTTCGAGGCGCGCGGGGGTCCGCATGGCGGCTGA